The Drosophila biarmipes strain raj3 chromosome 2L, RU_DBia_V1.1, whole genome shotgun sequence genome has a window encoding:
- the LOC108033939 gene encoding protein teashirt codes for MLHEALMLEIYRQALNAGALPTARPRSTESANSSERCPSHDSNSSDNGGGGNGGSGGGVGHRMDAAALSAGVMPGVVPTTLHSTFPAVPQSLPAQPPSMEAYLHMVAAAAQQYGFPLAAAAAAGAGPRLPLPLANEAAAPFKLPPQASPTASSNNSEALDFRTNLYGRAESAEPPASEGEEEDFDDGANNPLDLSVGTRKRGHESEPQLGHIQVKKMFKSDSPPANPVASPSASQLLPGVNPYLAAVAAANIFRAGQFPDWNGKSDLVVDPLEKMSDIVKGGASGMSHKEKMHSSKATPPQAAAQPPKSPVQPAPNQNSESGGGSGGGGGSGASGGGVTKARHNIWQSHWQNKGVASSVFRCVWCKQSFPTLEALTTHMKDSKHCGVNVPPFGNLPSNNPQPQHHHPAPPPPPQNHNLRKHGSGSGANHSPSANVKNAFQYRGDPPTPLPRKLVRGQNVWLGKGVEQAMQILKCMRCGESFRSLGEMTKHMQETQHYTNILSQEQSISIKSANANANSDAKESHNSLSSEESRTLSAVLTCKVCDKAFSSLGDLSNHMAKNNHYAEPLLQSAGGRKRPAPKKREKSLPVRKLLEMKGGAGNQDDLANEKSAVQGKPGLGPGGGDKNDAALFAERMRQYITGVKSPEEMAKVAAAQLLAKNKSPELVEQKNGNAKAPGASSVLSAIEQMFTTSFDTPPRHASLPASSPSNSSTKNTSPVASSILKRLGIDETVDYNKPLIDTNDPYYQHYRYTSSERSGSECSAEARPRLDAPTPEKQQQTGGGAGHEEEPSKPAIKQEREVDAEPIKMEIKSELADEQNEAEECSKIDSTLVNGSATNNNNNNNVERNSPKTPSSAASPQTRLLPPRSPAESQRSATPKSPASSHKSYDGSSEGNKKYPSDSLNALSSMFDSLGSSGAGAANTRAKLAAAASAGGSESPENLSSGGNSLAALRQFCVKKEKTA; via the exons ATGTTGCACGAGGCTCTGATGCTCGAGATCTACAGACAGGCGCTGAATGCCGG AGCCCTGCCCACAGCTCGTCCGCGCTCCACGGAGTCGGCGAACTCCAGCGAGCGGTGCCCCTCGCACGACTCCAACTCTTCGGACAACGGAGGGGGTGGTAATGGTGGCAGTGGCGGTGGAGTGGGTCACCGGATGGACGCCGCAGCCCTGTCCGCCGGCGTGATGCCCGGCGTGGTGCCCACCACCCTGCACTCGACATTCCCGGCGGTGCCGCAGTCCCTGCCCGCCCAGCCGCCCTCGATGGAGGCCTACCTGCACATGGTGGCTGCGGCCGCCCAGCAGTATGGATTCCCCCTGGCCGCAGCTGCAGCGGCGGGGGCGGGCCCTCGCCTGCCACTCCCACTGGCCAACGAGGCGGCGGCTCCGTTCAAACTTCCCCCCCAGGCTTCACCCACTGCATCCAGCAACAACTCAGAGGCTCTGGACTTTCGCACCAATCTGTACGGCCGGGCGGAGTCGGCGGAACCTCCTGCCTCCGAGGGCGAGGAAGAGGACTTCGACGATGGTGCCAACAATCCACTCGATCTCTCCGTGGGCACCCGCAAACGTGGCCACGAGTCGGAGCCACAGCTTGGTCACATCCAAGTCAAGAAGATGTTCAAGTCGGACAGTCCGCCCGCGAATCCCGTGGCTTCGCCCTCGGCCAGCCAACTTTTGCCAGGGGTTAACCCATATCTTGCGGCCGTGGCGGCAGCCAATATTTTCCGAGCGGGTCAATTCCCCGACTGGAATGGCAAGAGCGATTTGGTGGTGGATCCCCTCGAGAAAATGTCCGATATTGTTAAGGGAGGAGCGAGTGGAATGAGCCACAAGGAGAAGATGCACTCGTCCAAGGCCACACCACCGCAGGCAGCAGCTCAGCCGCCAAAGAGTCCGGTTCAACCTGCACCCAACCAGAACTCCGAATCCGGAGGAGGATCTGGAGGTGGAGGAGGCAGTGGAGCCAGTGGCGGTGGAGTGACCAAGGCCAGGCACAACATCTGGCAATCGCACTGGCAGAACAAGGGAGTGGCCAGCTCGGTGTTCAGGTGTGTGTGGTGCAAGCAGAGTTTCCCTACGCTGGAGGCCCTCACCACCCACATGAAGGACAGCAAGCATTGCGGGGTGAATGTGCCTCCCTTTGGCAATCTCCCGAGCAACAATCCCCAGccccagcaccaccaccccgCTCCTCCGCCACCACCGCAGAACCATAACCTCCGGAAGCACGGCTCAGGAAGTGGCGCCAATCACTCACCATCGGCGAACGTTAAGAATGCCTTCCAGTATCGGGGCGATCCACCCACGCCGCTGCCCAGAAAATTGGTTCGTGGCCAGAACGTTTGGCTGGGCAAGGGTGTGGAGCAGGCCATGCAGATCCTCAAGTGCATGCGGTGCGGCGAGAGCTTCCGTTCGCTGGGTGAGATGACCAAGCACATGCAGGAGACGCAGCACTACACGAACATCCTGTCGCAGGAGCAGAGTATCTCCATCAAGTCAGCGAATGCCAATGCCAACTCAGATGCCAAGGAGAGTCACAACAGTCTGAGCTCCGAGGAGAGTCGCACGCTTAGCGCGGTGCTCACCTGCAAGGTGTGCGACAAGGCCTTCAGTTCTCTGGGGGATCTGAGCAACCACATGGCCAAGAACAACCACTATGCCGAACCACTTCTGCAGTCCGCTGGAGGTCGCAAGCGGCCAGCGCCAAAGAAACGCGAGAAATCACTGCCGGTTAGGAAGCTCCTGGAAATGAAGGGTGGTGCGGGAAATCAGGACGATCTGGCAAACGAAAAGTCGGCGGTGCAGGGAAAACCCGGACTGGGACCTGGTGGAGGCGATAAGAACGACGCCGCTCTCTTTGCCGAGCGCATGCGGCAGTATATTACCGGGGTGAAGTCCCCCGAGGAAATGGCCAAAGTGGCTGCTGCTCAACTCCTAGCCAAAAACAAATCCCCCGAGTTGGTGGAGCAGAAGAACGGCAATGCCAAGGCTCCGGGAGCATCCTCGGTGCTAAGTGCCATCGAGCAGATGTTCACCACCAGCTTTGATACGCCACCGCGACACGCCAGCCTGCCAGCCAGTAGTCCATCCAATTCATCCACCAAGAACACCTCGCCCGTGGCCTCCAGCATACTGAAACGATTGGGCATCGATGAGACTGTGGACTACAACAAGCCGCTGATCGACACCAATGATCCGTACTATCAGCACTATAGGTACACCAGCAGCGAGAGGAGCGGCAGTGAGTGCAGTGCGGAGGCCAGGCCGAGATTGGATGCCCCGACTCCcgagaagcagcagcaaacCGGGGGAGGAGCAGGTCACGAGGAGGAGCCATCCAAGCCGGCCATCAAGCAGGAAAGGGAGGTGGATGCGGAGCCCATTAAAATGGAGATCAAGTCTGAGCTGGCCGATGAGCAAAACGAAGCCGAGGAGTGCTCCAAAATAGACTCCACTCTGGTTAACGGCAGTGCCAcgaataacaacaataataacaatgtGGAAAGGAACTCTCCAAAGACACCCTCGTCGGCGGCCAGTCCGCAGACCAGGCTGCTACCGCCCCGCAGTCCTGCCGAGAGTCAGAGATCAGCTACACCAAAGTCACCCGCCTCTAGCCACAAGTCCTACGATGGTAGTTCCGAGGGCAACAAGAAGTATCCCAGTGATTCGCTCAACGCCCTGTCGTCCATGTTTGATTCCCTGGGCAGCAGTGGAGCAGGAGCTGCCAATACCAGGGCCAAGCTGGCAGCGGCAGCCTCCGCCGGAGGATCGGAGTCGCCGGAGAACCTCAGCTCAGGCGGAAACTCTCTGGCAGCCCTGCGACAATTCTGCGTGAAGAAGGAGAAGACCGCCTAA
- the LOC108033940 gene encoding ER membrane protein complex subunit 7 homolog — protein MYKIIVILSIVCLSSGLASQELTVRQNRRKEDLATYTIEGVILKPDRSMNLPETWFRDITLSINGGEIKGFVRLDGRFLMSGVPNGSHILEVQHPDIYFQQVRVEITGKGKYRARKVNYIQPSLINQVPYPLRLPALARRSYFKSREQWCFLDVILNPMVLLMVMPLLLMLAFSMLIKDPETKKELDSIQFPKLSDMPDFTGALSTILSGKKRLEAEEMVVPKKSPTKRQKK, from the coding sequence ATGTATAAAATTATTGTGATTCTATCAATAGTGTGCCTGAGCAGCGGCCTGGCAAGCCAAGAACTTACAGTTCGGCAAAATCGCAGAAAAGAAGATCTTGCGACGTACACCATTGAAGGAGTGATCCTGAAGCCCGATAGAAGTATGAATCTGCCAGAGACTTGGTTTCGCGACATAACACTTTCGATCAACGGTGGCGAGATCAAGGGATTCGTGCGACTGGATGGCCGCTTTCTGATGTCCGGAGTGCCCAATGGGAGTCACATCCTGGAGGTGCAGCACCCGGACATCTACTTTCAGCAAGTGAGGGTGGAGATAACCGGAAAGGGAAAGTACCGGGCTCGCAAGGTCAACTACATCCAGCCATCGCTCATCAACCAGGTGCCGTATCCACTGCGCCTGCCGGCCCTTGCCCGGCGAAGTTATTTCAAGAGTCGGGAGCAGTGGTGCTTTCTCGATGTCATTCTGAACCCCATGGTGCTCCTCATGGTGATGCCGCTCCTTCTAATGCTGGCCTTTTCCATGCTTATCAAAGACCCGGAGACGAAGAAGGAGCTCGATAGCATTCAATTTCCGAAACTGAGCGATATGCCGGACTTCACCGGCGCCTTATCCACCATCCTCTCGGGAAAAAAGCGATTGGAGGCGGAAGAAATGGTGGTCCCAAAGAAGAGCCCTACCAAACGACAAAAAAAATGA